The Negativicoccus succinicivorans genome includes a region encoding these proteins:
- the aspS gene encoding aspartate--tRNA ligase, with protein sequence METMAGLHRTLMCGEVTEAQNGNEVVLCGWVERRRDHGGLIFVDLRDRTGVVQLVASPDYDEESFHKAEGIRNEYVICVRGTVRERDAQTVNENMPTGKWEVVVYEMRVLNAAKTPPFYIEDNVDVDENIRLKYRYLDLRRPEMQKNLRLRHQVAKAMRDYLDEHGFWEIETPMLTKSTPEGARDYLVPSRVNPGKFYALPQSPQIFKQILMVSGMDKYFQIVRCFRDEDLRADRQPEFTQLDIEMSFIERDDILKLMENMVAFIFERALGKKIPTPFPRISYDDAMNLYGSDKPDLRFEMPFFNVTDIVAKTDFKVFRSVVEAGGEVKGIVVKGYFDIPRRELDGLVDYVGRYGGKGVAWIVVNPDGSVKSQIAKFLGEEMVQSIIAHSEAQPGDLILMVADKAKVVAQALGELRLEMARRRNLIDPDELAFTWVLDFPMFEYSEEEKRYVAMHHPFTMPRDEDIEFLASNPERVKAKAYDLVLNGIEVGGGSLRIYQEELQQKIFAAIGISQEEAQQKFGFLMEAFEFGAPPHGGIAFGLDRLVMLMANRQSIRDVIAFPKTQSAIDPMTQAPSEVAPKQLRELSIRTEDDLVKK encoded by the coding sequence ATGGAAACAATGGCAGGTTTGCACCGTACGTTGATGTGCGGCGAAGTGACCGAGGCGCAAAACGGCAACGAAGTCGTTTTGTGCGGATGGGTGGAACGACGTCGCGATCACGGCGGTTTGATTTTTGTGGATTTGCGCGACCGGACCGGTGTAGTGCAGCTGGTGGCTTCGCCCGATTATGACGAGGAAAGTTTTCATAAAGCGGAAGGCATCCGGAATGAATACGTGATCTGCGTACGCGGTACGGTGCGTGAACGCGACGCGCAAACGGTCAACGAAAATATGCCGACCGGCAAATGGGAAGTCGTAGTGTATGAAATGCGCGTCTTAAATGCCGCCAAAACCCCTCCGTTTTATATCGAAGATAATGTTGATGTGGATGAAAATATCCGCCTGAAATATCGTTACCTGGATTTGCGCCGTCCGGAAATGCAAAAGAATTTGCGGCTGCGTCACCAAGTAGCGAAAGCGATGCGCGACTATTTGGACGAGCACGGTTTCTGGGAAATTGAAACGCCGATGCTGACCAAGAGCACGCCGGAAGGCGCGCGCGATTACCTGGTACCGAGTCGTGTCAACCCGGGTAAATTTTACGCGTTGCCGCAGTCTCCTCAGATCTTCAAACAGATCCTGATGGTGTCCGGCATGGATAAATATTTCCAAATCGTACGTTGCTTCCGCGATGAAGACTTGCGCGCGGATCGCCAGCCGGAATTCACGCAGCTGGATATTGAAATGAGCTTTATCGAACGCGACGATATTTTGAAATTAATGGAAAACATGGTCGCTTTCATTTTTGAACGCGCGCTCGGCAAAAAGATTCCCACGCCGTTCCCGCGCATCAGCTATGATGACGCGATGAACCTGTACGGTTCGGATAAACCGGATCTGCGTTTCGAAATGCCGTTCTTCAATGTGACGGATATTGTAGCCAAGACCGATTTCAAAGTGTTCCGTTCGGTCGTCGAAGCAGGCGGCGAAGTCAAAGGCATTGTGGTGAAAGGTTACTTCGACATTCCGCGTCGCGAACTCGACGGCCTGGTCGACTATGTCGGCCGTTACGGCGGTAAAGGCGTGGCTTGGATTGTAGTCAATCCGGACGGCTCCGTCAAATCGCAGATTGCCAAATTCCTCGGTGAGGAAATGGTGCAGTCGATTATCGCTCACAGTGAAGCGCAGCCGGGCGACTTGATCCTCATGGTAGCGGATAAAGCGAAAGTCGTTGCGCAGGCGTTGGGCGAATTACGCTTGGAAATGGCGCGTCGTCGCAACTTGATCGACCCGGATGAACTGGCGTTTACCTGGGTGCTCGACTTCCCGATGTTTGAATACAGCGAAGAAGAAAAACGCTACGTCGCGATGCATCACCCCTTCACGATGCCGCGCGATGAAGATATCGAGTTCCTCGCATCGAATCCGGAACGCGTGAAGGCAAAAGCGTATGACCTTGTCCTGAACGGTATCGAAGTCGGTGGCGGCAGTTTGCGTATTTACCAGGAAGAACTGCAGCAGAAAATTTTCGCGGCGATCGGCATCAGTCAGGAAGAAGCGCAGCAAAAATTCGGTTTCCTCATGGAGGCCTTTGAATTCGGCGCGCCGCCGCACGGTGGTATCGCATTCGGCCTGGACCGTTTGGTCATGCTGATGGCCAATCGCCAGTCGATTCGTGACGTTATCGCGTTCCCGAAAACGCAAAGCGCGATCGATCCGATGACCCAGGCGCCGTCGGAAGTAGCGCCGAAACAATTGCGCGAACTTTCCATTCGTACGGAAGACGATCTCGTAAAAAAATAA
- a CDS encoding helix-turn-helix domain-containing protein, whose protein sequence is MNEIGAILRRAREGKGLSLSEAALGTYISARYLAALEREDYKTIPGTVYMRGMLRNYGNFLGLSGVGLVDRYNAAMGEERPMERAYVPSVGTKDYLDVEPTARPQRKKMHRRRRKNRPFTRVEQGLTALIIILFLLSLYWIFG, encoded by the coding sequence ATGAACGAAATCGGAGCTATTTTACGACGCGCGCGTGAGGGAAAAGGCCTGTCGCTTTCCGAAGCGGCGCTTGGTACTTATATCAGCGCGCGCTACCTGGCGGCATTGGAGCGGGAAGACTACAAAACGATTCCGGGCACGGTTTACATGCGCGGCATGCTGCGCAACTACGGCAATTTCCTCGGCCTGTCGGGGGTAGGACTCGTGGATCGTTACAACGCGGCTATGGGCGAGGAGCGTCCGATGGAACGCGCGTACGTGCCGAGCGTCGGAACAAAAGATTATTTGGATGTCGAACCGACCGCGCGACCGCAGCGCAAAAAAATGCATCGCAGACGCCGTAAAAACCGCCCGTTCACACGAGTGGAGCAGGGTCTTACGGCACTCATCATCATATTGTTTTTACTGAGTTTGTACTGGATCTTCGGATAA
- the hisS gene encoding histidine--tRNA ligase yields the protein MIKALRGTQDILPPESEQWRYVEEMIRKLCAQYGFQEIRTPHFEKTELFQRGIGETTDVVSKEMYTFTDRGDRSLTLRPENTAAAVRAYLEHKVYADQNVTKWYYIGSMFRYDRPQAGRYREFHQFGVEVLATPSPQADGEIIALAVQLFQTLGLHDLNVFVNSVGCPKCRPVYREKLIAYYEAHQDELCEDCKTRLYKNPLRLLDCKEEACQKLAQDAPEITDYLCEECADHFAATQKLLTAAGIPFTLNPRLVRGLDYYTKTAFEIQYAPLGAQSAICGGGRYDGLVEEIGGPHTPGIGFAVGLERLMLALSMQDLLPEVTAAGDVAIATHGEAASELGFAIAQELRAANFTVDTDLLGRSLKSRLKQVGKTGTKYVIIIGETELADGTVIIRDLAAREQTTLARSEVVGYLQNERERRG from the coding sequence ATGATTAAAGCCTTGCGAGGAACGCAAGATATCTTGCCGCCGGAAAGTGAGCAGTGGCGGTATGTGGAAGAAATGATACGTAAATTGTGCGCGCAGTACGGATTTCAGGAAATTCGCACGCCGCATTTTGAAAAAACGGAACTGTTTCAACGCGGTATCGGGGAAACGACCGACGTCGTTTCCAAGGAAATGTATACGTTTACCGATCGCGGCGATCGTTCGCTGACGCTCCGCCCGGAAAATACGGCGGCGGCGGTGCGCGCTTATTTGGAACATAAAGTGTATGCGGATCAGAACGTGACGAAATGGTATTACATCGGTTCGATGTTCCGTTACGATCGGCCGCAGGCGGGACGCTACCGTGAATTTCACCAATTCGGCGTGGAAGTATTGGCGACCCCGTCGCCGCAGGCGGACGGGGAAATTATCGCGCTCGCGGTACAACTTTTCCAAACGCTCGGCTTGCACGATCTGAACGTGTTTGTGAACTCGGTCGGTTGTCCGAAATGCCGACCCGTTTATCGGGAAAAACTGATCGCGTACTACGAGGCGCATCAGGATGAATTGTGCGAAGACTGCAAGACGCGCTTATATAAAAATCCGTTGCGGCTGTTGGATTGTAAAGAGGAAGCATGCCAAAAGCTCGCGCAGGACGCGCCGGAAATCACCGATTACCTTTGTGAGGAATGCGCGGATCACTTCGCCGCTACACAGAAGCTGCTCACTGCGGCGGGGATTCCGTTTACGTTAAATCCGCGTCTCGTGCGCGGTTTGGATTACTATACGAAAACCGCTTTTGAAATTCAGTACGCGCCGCTCGGCGCTCAAAGCGCTATTTGCGGCGGCGGGCGTTACGACGGACTCGTCGAAGAGATCGGCGGTCCACATACGCCGGGCATCGGTTTTGCCGTCGGCCTAGAGCGCTTAATGCTCGCGTTGTCGATGCAAGATTTATTACCGGAGGTCACTGCGGCCGGCGATGTCGCGATCGCGACTCACGGCGAGGCCGCGAGTGAACTCGGGTTCGCGATTGCGCAGGAATTGCGGGCGGCGAATTTCACCGTCGATACCGATCTTTTGGGACGCAGTTTGAAGAGCCGTTTGAAGCAGGTCGGTAAAACCGGCACTAAGTATGTTATAATTATTGGCGAAACAGAATTAGCAGACGGCACCGTGATTATACGCGATTTGGCCGCGCGTGAGCAGACAACGCTGGCGCGCAGCGAGGTTGTCGGCTACTTGCAAAATGAACGAGAACGGAGAGGATAA
- a CDS encoding DNA translocase FtsK 4TM domain-containing protein yields the protein MPKANRKSPTEKETTRQESRRFEIGGVLMIAVGLFALTAIARFDVGIAGYWTHTILEYLFGLGAFIPPLALIFLGARYIYHPRAMAVKTRDTAWIIYFVLGLITLHWWYVPTGQEIQPSWFPQYGGALGGAGLLCLRTLFGETGVKIALLVILVVNTIFVSKWTVTDGVNFVKGKAQPHWEKASDKVKETVEAHRHVETTPTEQKQRAQFFDFDKSKKPPVNDAPAPERTTKAAVTPFTPPAAAPAAAPEPSWTQPEPDTDTEQVKPDIAPAKPKNDRADYKLPPLSLLTKTRQSTTDTQAEVAENAQKLEELLASFGVETKITHASRGPSVTRYELEPGPGVKVSKIVNLADDIALQLAATDVRIEAPIPGKAAVGIEVPNREISSVGLREVLACDEFQHAVGGIAVGLGEDITGQPVITDLAKMPHLLVAGSTGSGKSVCINTLVASILLRSYPDEVKLILIDPKVVELAQYNHIPHLLTPVVTDVKKAAGVLRWAVREMENRYRLFASAKVRNITGYNEANPDSPLPLVVIIIDELADLMMVAPHDVEDAIARLAQMARAAGLHLVLATQRPSVDVLTGTIKANIPSRISFAVSSQIDSRTILDMAGAEKLLGKGDMLFYPIGAPKPRRVQGAFISDADVEKLVEYIKKQGQPEYNETVVQPAAEAEEAQQPRWEDELLPDAIRMVMDTEQASVSMLQRRFRVGYTRAGRLIDTMENMGIVGPSLGSKARDILLTKDEVEELLARYEGDSEA from the coding sequence GTGCCCAAAGCAAATCGTAAATCCCCCACTGAAAAAGAAACGACACGGCAGGAAAGCCGACGCTTTGAAATCGGCGGCGTGCTGATGATCGCCGTCGGGCTGTTCGCATTGACTGCGATCGCCCGTTTTGATGTCGGCATCGCCGGTTATTGGACGCACACGATTTTGGAATATTTATTCGGTCTTGGCGCGTTTATTCCACCGCTGGCTTTGATCTTCCTCGGCGCGCGATACATTTATCATCCGCGCGCGATGGCGGTGAAAACACGGGATACGGCATGGATTATTTACTTTGTCCTCGGACTGATCACCTTGCATTGGTGGTACGTGCCGACCGGCCAGGAAATCCAGCCGTCCTGGTTTCCGCAATACGGCGGCGCGCTTGGCGGTGCGGGCTTACTGTGTTTGCGCACGCTCTTTGGTGAGACAGGTGTAAAAATTGCGTTGCTCGTCATTCTTGTGGTGAACACTATTTTCGTCAGCAAATGGACGGTGACGGATGGCGTCAACTTTGTGAAAGGCAAAGCGCAACCGCATTGGGAAAAAGCGAGCGACAAAGTGAAAGAAACCGTCGAGGCGCACCGACATGTCGAAACCACGCCTACGGAACAGAAACAGCGCGCGCAGTTTTTTGATTTTGACAAATCGAAAAAACCTCCGGTAAATGATGCGCCCGCGCCGGAGCGCACAACGAAGGCGGCAGTTACCCCGTTTACACCGCCCGCTGCGGCGCCCGCCGCTGCGCCGGAACCGAGCTGGACGCAACCGGAACCGGATACCGATACGGAACAGGTGAAGCCGGATATCGCGCCCGCGAAACCAAAAAATGATCGCGCCGATTATAAATTGCCACCGCTCAGCTTGCTAACCAAAACGCGCCAAAGCACAACCGACACGCAGGCGGAAGTAGCGGAAAACGCGCAGAAACTGGAAGAATTATTGGCGAGCTTCGGCGTGGAAACTAAAATTACTCACGCCAGCCGCGGTCCGTCCGTGACGCGTTACGAGCTGGAACCGGGACCGGGTGTGAAAGTCAGCAAAATCGTCAACTTGGCGGACGATATCGCATTGCAGCTCGCGGCGACCGATGTCCGTATCGAAGCGCCGATTCCCGGTAAAGCGGCTGTCGGCATTGAAGTGCCGAACCGGGAAATTTCTTCCGTGGGCTTACGCGAAGTGCTTGCCTGCGACGAATTTCAACACGCCGTCGGCGGCATCGCCGTCGGTTTGGGAGAAGACATTACCGGTCAGCCGGTCATTACCGATCTTGCCAAAATGCCGCATCTTTTGGTGGCGGGTTCTACCGGTTCGGGCAAAAGCGTTTGCATCAATACGCTGGTGGCGAGCATTTTGCTGCGTTCGTATCCCGATGAAGTGAAATTAATTCTGATTGACCCGAAAGTAGTCGAGCTTGCGCAGTATAACCACATTCCTCATCTCTTGACGCCGGTCGTTACCGATGTCAAAAAAGCGGCGGGCGTATTGCGTTGGGCGGTGCGTGAAATGGAAAACCGTTACCGTTTATTCGCCTCCGCCAAAGTGCGCAACATCACCGGCTACAACGAAGCTAATCCGGATTCGCCGTTGCCGCTTGTCGTCATCATCATCGACGAACTCGCGGATCTGATGATGGTTGCGCCGCATGATGTGGAAGATGCGATCGCGCGCCTCGCCCAAATGGCGCGCGCGGCCGGATTGCATCTCGTGCTCGCGACGCAGCGTCCGTCCGTTGACGTATTGACCGGCACCATCAAAGCCAACATTCCGAGTCGAATTTCGTTTGCCGTTTCGAGTCAGATCGATTCGCGCACGATTTTGGATATGGCGGGCGCGGAGAAATTGCTCGGTAAAGGCGACATGCTTTTCTATCCGATCGGCGCGCCGAAACCGCGGCGCGTGCAAGGCGCGTTTATTTCCGACGCGGATGTGGAAAAACTGGTAGAATACATCAAAAAGCAAGGGCAACCGGAATATAATGAAACGGTTGTGCAACCGGCCGCGGAAGCCGAGGAAGCGCAACAGCCGCGTTGGGAAGATGAACTTTTGCCCGATGCCATTCGCATGGTCATGGATACCGAACAGGCCTCCGTTTCGATGTTGCAACGTCGTTTTCGCGTAGGTTACACCCGCGCCGGTCGACTGATCGACACCATGGAAAACATGGGAATTGTCGGACCGTCGCTGGGCAGTAAAGCGCGTGATATTCTGTTGACGAAAGACGAAGTGGAAGAATTGCTGGCACGCTATGAAGGGGACAGCGAGGCATGA
- the smc gene encoding chromosome segregation protein SMC — MRLLRMILRGFKSFADKTEVEFAPGVTAIVGPNGSGKSNLADAVRWVLGEQNIRQLRGEQSSDVIFAGTATERAKASAEVTLVFDNSDGFFQTDTAEVAVTRRLLRSGASDYFINRQNCRLKDIQLLLADTGLGRDSLAVIGQQRVDRILIGRPEERKLVFEEVAGITRYKLRKEEGMRKLREAERNMERVSDIARLLAQDLPPLEEKARQAKQRNELRTQEANITRSLAWKAWQTAQRQLTRAEKEWITADQAATAATAELTQLEAAAQAQTEADTKAQQMLREKEQAANTAAQHCERLRSELAVLTERSHQHAKEMQEVAAALAAKRQMLEQLAAAQVTTAAAIAATVQDRDEAQARLTEGTAQRDRLRAVLQAAREQVADRLRREERSAAEQEFLQQTAQQLQERNAELTRRARELDIRKETLQTRLQQAQAALTTAQATASESSRQLTAQEEVVNKLQAQREAAQAANAKARETLRTTQTRYQYLQQLADSYEGYGRATKAVLGATEAWRSDCYGTVAQLLRVPKEYTTALDIALGGTQQHLVMRDSQAAQAAIRFLRRTKSGRVTLYPLDEIRPRTLADRDRAILHEPGVIGLAAALVKAESYLQPLVDYLLGRTVLVEDLATGSRLAAKYQQRIRLVTRAGDLFQPGGALTGGSTRRAELTLFGRQQELSALRAQLETLAAQPERELPDISAALARRDALQNTAQTTALAIASQTAQLQALRDEWNGIVRQADEIRSAQTQTADEYRLTVNKQKELTVAPTAVTETTTDTVAQEAELARCEHAYTEAHVELATVQATLRQQEQEKVRQTEQEKNAQADMERLAQREKEIQAAAKALSASQETLQKQADEAQQTAQTAKVQADAFYDAHAERLNAQQAEQDQLRAMRAQATETKVEAARLLAKKEAAQAEMEQQREQLAMYDLDPQAVDPAIVAGTQATLLAEQRRLLTEIARFTDISEQAIEEYEKSRERSEFYTAQLADLTAARDTLQNVVAEIDRTMQEQFAAAFEVVAAEFQRIFAHLFGGGEAQLVLTDADENKPAGVEIMVRPPGKKQQALSLLSGGERALTVIALLFSFMAYRPAPFCLVDEIDAALDDANIKRFTRYLETGRNGLQFIVITHRKPTMASADRLQGVTMVKRGISQLIAVNLKQYKETP; from the coding sequence ATGCGTTTATTACGGATGATTCTGCGCGGTTTCAAATCCTTTGCGGATAAAACGGAAGTGGAATTCGCGCCGGGTGTGACGGCGATCGTCGGTCCGAACGGCAGCGGCAAGAGTAATTTAGCCGATGCGGTGCGCTGGGTGCTGGGCGAGCAAAATATTCGCCAGCTGCGCGGTGAGCAGTCGAGTGACGTGATTTTTGCGGGCACGGCGACCGAACGCGCGAAAGCTTCGGCGGAAGTGACACTCGTTTTTGACAATAGTGACGGCTTTTTCCAAACGGATACGGCAGAGGTGGCGGTGACGCGACGTCTGCTTCGTTCGGGTGCGAGCGATTATTTTATTAATCGTCAAAATTGCCGCTTAAAAGATATTCAACTGTTGCTGGCGGATACCGGTTTGGGTCGGGACTCCTTGGCGGTCATCGGGCAGCAGCGGGTCGATCGGATTTTAATCGGTCGACCGGAAGAACGCAAACTCGTTTTTGAAGAAGTAGCGGGCATTACCCGTTACAAGCTGCGCAAAGAAGAAGGCATGCGCAAATTGCGCGAGGCGGAACGCAATATGGAGCGCGTCAGCGACATTGCGCGACTGCTCGCGCAGGATTTACCGCCGCTGGAAGAAAAAGCGCGGCAGGCGAAACAACGTAATGAGTTGCGCACGCAGGAGGCAAATATCACGCGCAGTCTCGCATGGAAAGCGTGGCAAACGGCGCAACGTCAACTGACGCGCGCGGAGAAAGAATGGATTACCGCAGATCAGGCGGCGACGGCGGCGACAGCCGAACTTACGCAGCTGGAAGCGGCGGCGCAGGCGCAAACGGAAGCGGATACGAAAGCGCAACAAATGTTGCGTGAAAAAGAGCAGGCGGCCAACACCGCGGCGCAGCATTGCGAACGCTTGCGCAGTGAACTCGCTGTACTGACGGAGCGAAGTCATCAGCACGCGAAAGAAATGCAGGAAGTGGCGGCGGCGCTGGCGGCAAAACGGCAGATGCTGGAACAGCTTGCGGCGGCACAGGTGACGACGGCCGCGGCGATAGCGGCCACGGTGCAAGATCGGGACGAAGCGCAGGCGCGCTTGACGGAAGGAACGGCGCAGCGTGATCGGTTGCGCGCTGTATTGCAAGCGGCCCGTGAACAGGTCGCCGACCGGTTGCGACGCGAGGAACGGAGCGCGGCGGAACAGGAGTTTTTGCAGCAAACAGCGCAGCAATTGCAGGAGCGCAATGCCGAACTTACGCGTCGCGCGCGGGAGTTAGACATACGCAAGGAAACATTACAAACGCGTTTGCAGCAGGCGCAAGCGGCACTTACGACGGCGCAGGCGACCGCATCGGAAAGCAGCCGACAACTCACGGCGCAGGAAGAGGTTGTGAACAAACTGCAGGCGCAGCGCGAAGCGGCGCAGGCGGCTAATGCGAAAGCACGCGAAACATTGCGGACAACGCAAACGCGGTACCAATATTTACAACAATTAGCCGACAGCTACGAGGGCTATGGCCGCGCGACGAAAGCGGTTCTTGGCGCCACGGAAGCATGGCGCAGTGACTGCTATGGGACGGTGGCACAACTTTTGCGCGTGCCGAAGGAATATACGACGGCGCTGGATATTGCGTTGGGCGGTACGCAACAGCATCTTGTGATGCGCGACAGCCAAGCGGCGCAGGCGGCGATCCGTTTTTTGCGCCGCACGAAAAGCGGTCGCGTGACGCTGTATCCGTTGGACGAAATACGGCCGCGGACGCTTGCAGATCGAGATCGGGCGATTTTACACGAGCCGGGCGTGATCGGTTTGGCCGCGGCGTTGGTGAAAGCGGAATCTTATTTACAACCGCTGGTTGATTATTTGCTGGGGCGCACGGTGTTGGTGGAAGATCTCGCCACCGGTTCGCGCCTGGCGGCAAAATATCAGCAACGCATTCGTCTGGTGACGCGCGCGGGTGATCTTTTTCAACCGGGCGGCGCGCTTACGGGCGGCAGCACGCGGCGCGCGGAGCTGACATTATTCGGTCGGCAGCAGGAATTATCCGCATTGCGCGCCCAACTGGAAACGCTTGCCGCACAACCGGAGCGAGAGCTACCGGACATCTCCGCGGCGCTCGCGCGACGGGATGCCTTACAAAACACCGCGCAGACGACGGCCCTGGCGATTGCTTCGCAAACGGCGCAGCTGCAGGCTCTGCGTGACGAATGGAACGGTATCGTGCGCCAAGCGGATGAAATTCGCAGCGCACAAACGCAGACGGCGGACGAATACCGGCTGACGGTAAACAAGCAAAAAGAACTGACCGTTGCGCCGACAGCAGTCACTGAAACGACAACGGATACGGTCGCGCAGGAAGCGGAGCTGGCTCGCTGCGAGCACGCCTACACCGAAGCGCATGTGGAGTTGGCCACGGTGCAGGCAACGCTGCGGCAACAGGAGCAGGAGAAGGTCCGCCAAACCGAGCAGGAAAAAAATGCGCAGGCGGACATGGAACGGCTTGCGCAACGTGAAAAGGAAATTCAAGCGGCGGCCAAAGCATTGAGCGCTTCGCAGGAAACGTTGCAAAAGCAGGCGGATGAGGCGCAGCAAACGGCGCAGACGGCGAAAGTGCAAGCGGACGCGTTTTACGATGCGCACGCGGAACGTTTGAACGCGCAGCAAGCGGAGCAAGATCAGTTGCGCGCCATGCGGGCGCAAGCGACGGAAACGAAAGTGGAAGCGGCGCGACTTCTGGCAAAAAAGGAAGCGGCGCAGGCGGAAATGGAACAGCAGCGCGAACAATTGGCGATGTATGATTTAGATCCGCAGGCAGTGGATCCCGCGATCGTCGCGGGAACGCAGGCGACGCTGCTTGCCGAACAGCGTCGATTATTGACGGAAATTGCGCGCTTTACAGATATTTCCGAGCAGGCGATTGAGGAGTACGAAAAATCGCGTGAGCGCAGCGAGTTTTATACGGCGCAGCTCGCCGATTTGACGGCGGCCCGCGATACGTTGCAAAATGTAGTGGCGGAGATTGATCGCACCATGCAGGAACAGTTCGCGGCGGCATTTGAAGTCGTGGCCGCCGAGTTCCAGCGAATTTTCGCCCACCTGTTCGGCGGCGGCGAGGCGCAATTGGTGCTGACGGACGCGGACGAAAATAAACCCGCCGGCGTAGAAATTATGGTCCGACCGCCGGGTAAAAAACAGCAGGCGCTCTCGCTCTTGTCAGGCGGTGAACGCGCTCTGACTGTCATTGCGTTGCTCTTTTCCTTTATGGCCTATCGGCCGGCGCCGTTTTGTCTGGTAGATGAAATTGATGCGGCGTTGGACGATGCTAATATCAAACGTTTCACACGCTACTTGGAAACGGGGCGCAACGGCTTGCAATTTATCGTCATTACGCACCGCAAACCGACCATGGCGTCCGCGGATCGTCTGCAAGGCGTGACGATGGTGAAGCGCGGGATCTCGCAATTAATTGCCGTCAATTTGAAACAGTATAAGGAGACACCATGA
- a CDS encoding replication-associated recombination protein A has protein sequence MANLFEQTQRADFRPLAVRMRPRTLDEIYGQEAVVGAQSFLAAMIRSDTVPSLLLFGPPGTGKTTIARVIANLTQSEFVTVNATTSGVAELRKVIAEAKEQGSLYGRRTIVFIDEIHRFNKGQQDLLLSYVEDGTITLIGATTENPFFEVQKALLSRLRLIRLEALTPAAIVRILQNAVTDAERGLGKQKLTVAPEVLRELALQANGDARLALNMLEQTAAGLAPGAEMTPEDVARAAGIGRLAYDKSGDSHYDIASAFIKSMRGSDADAALHYLARMIEGGEKPSFMARRIMICAAEDVGLADPQALVVAQAAAQAAEMVGFPEARIILAEAVLYVALAPKSNSVITAIDVALSRVRQGAMGNAPAHLRDAHYSGAQQLGHGQTYRYAHQYPNGWVRQQYLPDPLVNDRYYQPKMYGSEAELVRRWNERRGLSATKEKQSAQSKS, from the coding sequence ATGGCCAATTTATTCGAGCAGACACAGCGCGCGGATTTTCGGCCGCTGGCGGTACGTATGCGGCCCCGCACTTTGGATGAGATTTACGGACAGGAAGCCGTCGTCGGTGCGCAGAGTTTTTTAGCGGCGATGATTCGCTCGGATACCGTGCCGTCTCTGCTTTTATTTGGACCTCCCGGCACCGGTAAGACAACAATTGCCCGCGTTATCGCTAACCTCACGCAAAGCGAATTCGTGACGGTGAACGCGACGACCAGCGGCGTGGCCGAACTGCGTAAAGTGATTGCCGAAGCCAAAGAGCAGGGCAGTCTTTACGGCCGGCGCACAATTGTTTTTATCGATGAAATTCATCGTTTTAATAAAGGGCAGCAGGATTTATTGCTGTCCTATGTGGAAGACGGCACCATTACGTTGATCGGCGCCACTACGGAAAATCCGTTTTTTGAGGTGCAGAAGGCACTTTTATCCCGCTTGCGTCTGATTCGTTTGGAAGCGTTGACGCCGGCGGCCATTGTCCGGATTTTGCAAAATGCGGTGACGGATGCGGAGCGCGGCTTAGGTAAACAAAAACTTACCGTGGCGCCGGAGGTGCTTCGTGAGCTCGCGTTGCAGGCCAACGGCGATGCTCGGCTCGCGCTGAACATGCTCGAGCAGACGGCGGCCGGACTTGCGCCGGGCGCGGAAATGACGCCGGAGGACGTTGCGCGCGCGGCGGGAATCGGTCGGTTGGCTTACGATAAAAGCGGCGACAGCCATTACGATATCGCGTCCGCGTTTATTAAAAGCATGCGTGGCTCGGATGCCGACGCGGCGTTGCATTACCTCGCCCGCATGATCGAAGGTGGCGAGAAACCTTCGTTCATGGCGCGACGGATCATGATTTGCGCGGCGGAAGATGTCGGACTGGCCGATCCGCAAGCGCTTGTTGTCGCACAGGCGGCGGCGCAGGCGGCGGAGATGGTCGGCTTTCCCGAAGCGCGGATTATTTTAGCGGAAGCGGTGTTGTATGTTGCGCTGGCGCCGAAAAGCAACTCTGTGATTACCGCGATTGACGTGGCCTTGTCGCGCGTGCGACAGGGCGCCATGGGAAATGCACCCGCGCATCTGCGCGATGCGCATTACAGCGGCGCGCAACAACTGGGTCATGGACAAACGTATCGATACGCCCACCAATATCCGAACGGTTGGGTCAGGCAACAATATTTACCCGATCCGCTCGTGAATGATCGGTACTATCAACCGAAAATGTACGGCAGCGAAGCGGAGCTCGTCCGCCGCTGGAACGAACGGCGCGGTCTTAGCGCTACAAAGGAGAAACAGAGTGCCCAAAGCAAATCGTAA